CCGGCAGCACGCCAGCGAGCTTCCGCTCGCGGTAGGCGGTCTCGTAGTGACTGCGCTTCGGGTTCCAGGTGAACACCCGCGCCTGGTTGTAGTCGAAGGGCTGGCCGTCTTTGGGCTCGTTCAGCAGCATCAGATACTGCGGGATTTTCTTCTCTCCATCCGTAACCTCATTCAGGACGAAGCAGGCGATGATCCGTTGCCCCTCGGCGTACTGCGCCACTTCCAGCGGGACGTCCACATCCAGCAGGCGCCCCAGCACCCAGCCGGCGTGGCCGCGGGCATCGCGCGCCAGCCACCAATCTTCGAGCACGGGCGGAGGAGCGCCGGACCCAGCAGGCGCCGCAGCTCTCCCCGCGCCCGGCTTGGCCGCCACCGCGTCAGGCTTTGCAGATGGAAGAGCCGCCATAGCCTGCGGCGGGCTGGGCTTGGGACTGGACGCTCGCTCCAGCAACTCCACCTTCTCTCCCTGGTCCACTTGGAACAGCCGCTCGGAATCGCGCAGCGGCCGCAGATGCATGTTGAGCTCGGCGCGCGTCAGGGCATGCGCGGCCACCGGAGTCTTGGCGTGCCCGGTGGCCAGTTGCTGGAAGCCGTCAAACACCTGCTGGTTGACCAGGTAGCGCTGCTCCATCCAGCCTTCACTCACTCCGGCGCGCACCCGCACAAAGCGCCCATTGCGGCTGCGCTCCAGCACTTCCACGGGCTCGCCGTTCTTGACCACGCCGACCTTGTTATAGACGGCGGCCACGCGGTCGCGCAGCGCCACCTGCGGCGCGGAGACGTACGCCGTCTCCAGCACGGTGCCGCTCTTGCGGTTGCAGCCCGAGAGCAGGAGCACGCTCAGAAGAAGCAGGCCGGCGGCCCGCAGCCGGCGGTCGGCGGCAAAACCTTGACGCGCTTTAGGCGAGAAGGACAGGCTGGATGGGGAAGCAATCACAGGACTTTCTAATCACTATAGCGCAGCCGCGGAGGCGACGCGCCCTTCCTGCTTGTCATGCTTGGGTTTGTTTTTGACTTTGACTTTGATTCTTGACTTTGATTTGTCATCCTGAGCGGAGTGAAGCCCGCCTCGGCGGGCGAACGCAGTCGAAGGACCCCTATCTCGCCCGCAGCTTAGGAACGCAGCCAGGGCATTCTCCCTGTGCAGCAGCCTTGTCATCCTCAGCGAAGCGAAGGAGCTAAGCGTTTGGTTTTTGCCTGTCATCCTGAGCGGAGTGAAGCCTGCCTCGGCGGGCGAAAGCAGTCGAAGGACCCCTACCCTGACCGCAGCCTAGAAGTGGGCTCCAGGGCATCTCCCTGTGCAGCAGCCCGCGCAGCGGGCGGAAGATTCGGGCTTGTGGGTCTTCCCTTTTCCCTTTTCCCTTTGCCCTTTGCCCCTCAATCCCCAAACCCGATACCCACCGACTTTGCCGTTGCCACCAGCTCGCCGGCCGGATCCACGGCCTTCATCCTGCCGATGGCCTCGGCGATGTCCACGTCGAGGATGCGGTCGCCGCGCAGGCACACCATCCTGCCGAACTTGCCCTGCGCGATCAGGTCCACCGCCGTCGCGCCAAAGCGCGTGCTCAGGATGCGGTCGAAGGGCGAAGGCGAGCCGCCGCGCTGGATGTGTCCCAGCACCGTCACCCGGGTCTCCCGGCGCAGGGTCATGCTGATCGAGTCCGCGATCCGGTTGCTCACCGCGCCTCCGCGCGGCGCCCTCCGCCTTTCCCGCTCGTAGTTCGACTCCAGGTCCGCCGGGAGCTTCACCCCTTCCGCCACCACGATGATGGTGAAGCGCTTGCCCGCCTGCTCCCGCTGCCGCACAAACTCGCACACCTTCTCCAGCGTGAAGGGGATCTCCGGGATCAGGATGATGTGCGCGCCGCCGGCGATCCCCGCCTCCAGCGCGATCCACCCT
The DNA window shown above is from Terriglobales bacterium and carries:
- a CDS encoding SH3 domain-containing protein encodes the protein MIASPSSLSFSPKARQGFAADRRLRAAGLLLLSVLLLSGCNRKSGTVLETAYVSAPQVALRDRVAAVYNKVGVVKNGEPVEVLERSRNGRFVRVRAGVSEGWMEQRYLVNQQVFDGFQQLATGHAKTPVAAHALTRAELNMHLRPLRDSERLFQVDQGEKVELLERASSPKPSPPQAMAALPSAKPDAVAAKPGAGRAAAPAGSGAPPPVLEDWWLARDARGHAGWVLGRLLDVDVPLEVAQYAEGQRIIACFVLNEVTDGEKKIPQYLMLLNEPKDGQPFDYNQARVFTWNPKRSHYETAYRERKLAGVLPVRVSTARFGKEGELPVFTLRIIKDADGNLEERKYKLNGVMVRRVTAEGGAAAATPRAKRRR